The proteins below come from a single Dasypus novemcinctus isolate mDasNov1 chromosome 22, mDasNov1.1.hap2, whole genome shotgun sequence genomic window:
- the LOC111766281 gene encoding olfactory receptor 14A2-like, protein MINHTVVNGFFLMEFSGIRKLQVLHAFLFLLIYLATLMGNILIVVLVTLDQCLHTPMYFFLKNLSLFDLCLISVIVPKSILNSLSNRSTISFLGCFFQVFLVIFFAGSEVFILTAMSYDRYVAICHPLHYGIMMSRGVCVRMAAASWCFGGFFGSLYSSGTFSLSFCGSRNVPQFFCDVPSLLKISCSKTHITIDVSVAIGIFYGFSCLLAIVFSYVYIFNTVLSIPSVPGRSKAFSTCLPHLIVVTTFLLTGAIAYLKPVPESPTLLDLLLSVLYSVLPPTLNPIIYSLRNKEIKASLSKCL, encoded by the coding sequence ATGATCAACCATACAGTGGTGAATGGATTCTTCCTCATGGAATTTTCTGGCATTAGGAAGCTCCAGGTCCTGCAtgcctttctgtttttgttgattTACTTGGCCACTCTCATGGGCAATATTCTCATTGTTGTCCTTGTAACTCTGGACCAGTGCCTTCAcacacccatgtattttttcttaaagaactTGTCTCTCTTTGATCTTTGTCTCATTTCTGTTATAGTCCCCAAATCCATTCTCAACTCTCTTTCCAACAGAAGCACCATTTCTTTCCTGGGTTGTTTCTTTCAGGTCTTCTTGGTGATTTTCTTTGCCGGGTCAGAAGTGTTCATCCTCACAGCCATGTCCTATGACCgttatgtggccatctgccacccaCTGCACTATGGCATCATGATGAGCAGGGGAGTCTGTGTGAGGATGGCAGCTGCCTCCTGGTGCTTTGGAGGATTCTTTGGTAGCTTATACTCATCTggcacattttctttatctttctgtgGCTCCAGAAATGTTCCTCAGTTTTTCTGTGATGTCCCTTCATTATTAAAGATTTCTTGTTCTAAGACACACATTACTATTGATGTTAGTGTAGCAATTGGAATATTTTATGGTTTTTCTTGTTTACTTGCCATTGTTTTCtcatatgtttatattttcaatacaGTACTAAGCATCCCATCTGTGCCAGGCCGGTCAAAAGCTTTCTCCACATGCCTGCCCCATCTTATAGTTGTGACCACATTTCTCCTGACAGGAGCAATTGCCTATCTGAAGCCAGTGCCAGAGTCCCCCACTCTCCTGGACTTACTGCTGTCTGTGTTGTATTCAGTCTTGCCTCCTACTCTGAACCCCATTATTTATAGCCTGAGGAACAAGGAAATCAAGGCATCTCTGAGTAAGTGCCTATAG